A window of the Fibrobacter sp. genome harbors these coding sequences:
- a CDS encoding polymer-forming cytoskeletal protein encodes MATKEQEITQIGHSVTIKGDIIGKSDVRVAGNVNGSIAIEGELIIERQGYVEGEIKTNSAVVAGSVKGNIDCSEKLILESNSQFVGNIKTKLLIIQEGAVFQGNCQMGATSQPKQQEKQPAKEVNL; translated from the coding sequence ATGGCTACAAAAGAACAGGAAATCACACAGATTGGTCATAGCGTTACCATCAAGGGCGACATCATCGGTAAGAGCGATGTCCGTGTCGCAGGCAATGTGAATGGCAGCATCGCCATCGAAGGCGAACTGATCATTGAACGTCAGGGCTATGTCGAAGGTGAAATCAAGACCAACTCCGCAGTTGTCGCAGGTTCCGTGAAGGGTAACATTGATTGCTCCGAAAAGCTCATCCTTGAAAGCAACTCCCAGTTTGTTGGCAACATCAAGACCAAGTTGCTCATCATCCAGGAAGGTGCCGTATTCCAGGGTAACTGCCAGATGGGTGCTACTTCCCAGCCTAAGCAGCAGGAAAAGCAGCCTGCTAAGGAAGTAAATCTCTAA
- a CDS encoding M23 family metallopeptidase — protein MKGKYYTIQIIPEDSNGIKKFRISTKWFLALKIFLVLLIAVTGVFIYKMGSISRTLVRYEKMRVSNAQLVKQNKNYEELFSRLDSIWVLESRIQNILGTFIENDSNKINSLIDQNKFAHTPSEKIEVDYEGIHGWIPMEEKIRLERIPNVLPVVGIVSKKFSESNEHLGTDFSAKSGNPIFASGSGVVLSAGPEGELGNTVVIDHKNGYVSTYSHMKEVRTKKGRSVNKGEVIGTIGETGNASAPHLHYSITKDGKALDPESFFNY, from the coding sequence TTGAAGGGTAAGTATTATACCATACAGATTATTCCGGAAGATTCCAACGGAATCAAGAAATTCCGCATATCCACAAAGTGGTTCCTTGCGCTGAAAATTTTCTTGGTTTTGTTGATAGCTGTTACCGGAGTGTTCATCTACAAGATGGGCAGCATTTCCAGGACTCTCGTGCGCTATGAAAAGATGCGCGTGTCCAATGCCCAGCTTGTCAAGCAGAACAAGAACTACGAAGAGCTGTTCTCCCGCCTCGACTCCATCTGGGTCTTGGAAAGCAGAATCCAGAACATCCTCGGAACTTTCATCGAGAACGATTCCAACAAGATCAACAGCCTTATTGACCAGAACAAGTTTGCCCACACCCCTTCCGAAAAAATCGAAGTGGACTACGAAGGCATCCACGGCTGGATTCCCATGGAGGAAAAAATCCGTCTGGAACGTATTCCCAACGTTCTTCCGGTGGTGGGCATCGTCAGCAAGAAGTTCTCTGAAAGTAATGAACATTTAGGCACTGACTTTTCAGCAAAGTCCGGCAACCCGATTTTTGCCTCCGGCAGTGGCGTCGTCCTTTCGGCTGGTCCCGAAGGCGAACTGGGTAACACCGTTGTCATCGACCACAAGAACGGTTACGTTTCTACCTATTCACACATGAAGGAAGTCAGGACCAAAAAGGGTCGCTCTGTTAATAAGGGTGAAGTCATCGGTACCATCGGTGAAACCGGGAACGCAAGCGCTCCTCACCTTCACTATTCCATCACCAAGGATGGAAAGGCTCTGGATCCTGAATCCTTCTTCAATTACTAA
- a CDS encoding ParB/RepB/Spo0J family partition protein, with translation MGKKSFAFGSSLGAMLQKSNINISDLNSSSESVNSEDKNSENQQKIVEIDVNLVDPNPFQPRKSFNDDELLELAETIEKHGLIQPIAVRKVGDRYQIISGERRTRATKLAGLSTIKAQVYENLDDKIMGEWALIENIQRVDLNPVEVAQSYQQLIELHGYTHDDLAKTVGKSRSAITNALRLLKLPTQVLDWIQEGKIASGAARALCSDKVENAEELAKRIIEEGLNVRQIEAIIRGEEIAPAAQPAESTEEPVEVHSGNEAGSGETPAQPAPKRELSADLKNFENRLETFFGTKVQLNPSASSESKGTIVINYYSMDDLTRIQELMENR, from the coding sequence ATGGGTAAGAAATCTTTCGCATTCGGTAGCAGTCTGGGCGCTATGCTCCAGAAGAGCAACATCAATATTTCTGACTTGAATTCTTCCAGCGAATCTGTCAACAGTGAAGACAAAAATTCTGAAAACCAGCAGAAGATTGTTGAAATCGATGTCAACCTGGTTGACCCCAACCCGTTCCAGCCTCGTAAGTCTTTCAACGACGACGAACTTTTGGAACTTGCCGAAACCATCGAAAAGCATGGTTTGATCCAGCCCATCGCTGTCCGCAAGGTGGGCGACCGTTACCAGATCATCAGCGGTGAACGTCGTACCCGCGCTACCAAGCTTGCTGGTCTTTCTACCATCAAGGCACAGGTCTATGAAAACCTGGATGACAAGATCATGGGCGAATGGGCCCTTATCGAAAACATCCAGCGTGTGGACTTGAATCCTGTTGAAGTTGCACAGTCTTATCAACAATTGATCGAACTTCACGGCTATACCCACGATGATTTGGCCAAGACTGTTGGTAAGTCCCGCTCTGCAATCACCAATGCACTTCGTTTGCTGAAGCTTCCGACTCAGGTTCTTGACTGGATCCAGGAAGGCAAGATTGCTTCCGGTGCTGCCCGCGCCCTCTGCTCCGACAAGGTTGAAAACGCAGAAGAACTGGCAAAGCGCATCATCGAAGAAGGTTTGAACGTCCGTCAGATCGAAGCCATCATTCGCGGTGAAGAAATTGCACCTGCAGCTCAGCCGGCTGAATCCACCGAGGAACCGGTGGAAGTTCACAGTGGCAACGAAGCTGGTTCCGGTGAAACACCGGCACAGCCTGCACCCAAGCGTGAACTCAGCGCCGACCTGAAGAATTTCGAGAACCGTCTCGAAACTTTCTTCGGCACCAAGGTCCAGCTGAATCCCAGCGCATCCTCCGAATCCAAGGGTACAATTGTCATCAACTACTACAGCATGGATGACCTGACCCGAATCCAGGAACTGATGGAAAACCGCTAA
- a CDS encoding ParA family protein, producing the protein MSKVIAICNQKGGVGKTTTAVNLAASFAALEKRTLLIDMDPQGNASQGLGFNEMQDVDVHEILNLAENPDNITYDNLKEAILDTSLDFLKIITSGPDLAIMEIELVNVMSRERRLERVMNVLKQNFDFIIIDAPPSLNLLTLNVLTAATSVLIPVQCEYYALQGMTELFKTIREVQKNLNANLKIEGALLTMYDSRLSLCKQVAEEVRENLSDTVFQAMIPRNVKLSEAPSHGKPAILYDVQSSGAQAYMKLAEEILNRDK; encoded by the coding sequence ATGAGTAAAGTGATCGCTATATGCAACCAGAAGGGTGGTGTAGGTAAGACTACCACCGCTGTGAACCTGGCTGCAAGTTTTGCCGCTCTGGAGAAGAGAACTCTCCTCATCGACATGGACCCCCAGGGCAACGCATCCCAGGGTCTGGGTTTCAACGAAATGCAAGACGTGGATGTCCACGAAATTCTGAATCTTGCAGAAAACCCGGATAACATCACTTATGATAATCTCAAGGAAGCAATCCTTGATACAAGCCTTGATTTCCTGAAGATCATCACTTCCGGTCCGGATCTTGCCATCATGGAAATCGAACTGGTGAACGTCATGAGCCGCGAACGTCGTCTCGAACGCGTGATGAATGTTCTGAAGCAGAACTTCGACTTTATCATCATCGACGCACCTCCCAGCTTGAACTTGTTAACACTTAACGTTCTCACGGCTGCAACCAGCGTACTTATCCCGGTGCAGTGTGAATATTATGCCCTTCAGGGTATGACTGAACTTTTCAAGACTATCCGCGAAGTTCAGAAGAACCTGAATGCAAACCTGAAGATCGAAGGTGCTCTCCTCACCATGTACGATTCTCGTCTCAGCCTCTGCAAGCAAGTTGCCGAAGAAGTTCGTGAAAACTTGAGCGACACCGTGTTCCAGGCAATGATTCCCCGTAACGTGAAGTTGAGTGAAGCTCCCTCTCATGGTAAGCCGGCCATCCTGTACGATGTACAGAGTAGCGGTGCCCAGGCATACATGAAGTTGGCAGAAGAAATTTTGAACAGGGATAAGTAG
- a CDS encoding 16S rRNA (guanine(527)-N(7))-methyltransferase RsmG, which translates to MDEMQKNLLLKFLADNGVELSADTLGKLYKFADLVVETKEFGNLISPKDSEKILSRHITDSLVPYIYIGKSLAPRASSLEPIKWADMGAGAGCPSFPLAIAMPDVQFYAVEPRNKRVQFMNFVKDELHLDNMTVVGKRFETSGLAYLDFVSCRALSTFENDWERAQPGLARGGIFATLKSYNNIVHLENDPAVHIYKYALPQEEQEYALVTRGNE; encoded by the coding sequence ATGGACGAAATGCAAAAAAATCTGCTACTGAAATTCCTTGCCGATAATGGTGTGGAACTGTCCGCAGATACCTTGGGCAAGCTGTACAAGTTTGCTGACTTGGTGGTGGAGACCAAGGAATTCGGCAACCTGATTTCGCCGAAGGATTCCGAAAAGATTCTCTCCCGCCACATTACCGACTCCCTAGTGCCTTATATATATATAGGCAAATCACTGGCGCCTCGAGCCTCAAGCCTCGAACCTATCAAATGGGCAGACATGGGTGCAGGTGCAGGCTGCCCGTCATTCCCGCTGGCAATCGCCATGCCGGATGTTCAGTTTTATGCAGTGGAACCCCGCAACAAGCGTGTGCAGTTCATGAACTTTGTGAAGGATGAATTGCACCTGGACAACATGACCGTCGTAGGCAAGCGATTCGAAACTTCCGGTCTTGCCTACCTGGACTTCGTCAGCTGCCGTGCGCTTTCCACTTTCGAGAACGACTGGGAACGCGCCCAGCCGGGTCTTGCCCGGGGTGGCATTTTCGCCACCTTGAAGAGTTACAATAATATCGTTCACCTGGAAAACGATCCGGCAGTACACATATATAAATATGCATTGCCCCAGGAAGAACAGGAATATGCTTTAGTTACAAGAGGTAACGAATGA